Genomic window (Chthonomonas sp.):
GGTGGGGTACGGCCAGTGCGACCGGCTCGGGTGCGGTCACGCGCGGCGGTCGCCGCGCCGATCGCCGAGATGTCGAGGATGCGGTGGACGATTCACTGGCCAACGCGATGCGCGGATTGGGCGCGGCGGCGGAGAAGATCGCCCCCGCGAATTCGGATCAGCTAACGCGAGCGGAGTTCATCCGGGTTGTGAATCTGGCGGTCAAATGAGCTCGGCCATACAGCCCCACTTATAACCCGCCGTCACGCGAACCGTGACGAGCTCGCCGCGCAACCGATCGGCGTCCCCGGCGAAGTGCGTCATCACGAAGTTGCGCGAATACCCGCGCAGCAACTCGGGCGTTTTTTCGCTGCGGCCTTCGACCAACACCTCAAACTCCTGCCCGACAAACGCCTCGTTCATGCGCTGGGTTTGGGCGAACTGCGCGTCGGCCAAAATCTTGAGCCGCCGCTGCTTGAGCGCGTAGGGAAGCTGCTCCTGATCCGCCGCCGGAGTTCCGGGACGCGGCGAGTAAATGAACATGTACGAGCTGTAGAAGTTAAACTCCGCCACGGCCGAGAGGGTCGCCTCGAACTGCGCTTCGGTCTCGCCAGGGAACCCGACGATGAGGTCGGTGGTGATCAGCAAACCAGGGATTTTCGCGTTCATCTCGGCCAGAATCTCGCCGAAACTCTCGCGCGTGTAGAGCCGCTTCATGCTCCGAAGCATCTCGTTGTCGCCGGATTGCAGCGGCATATGGCAGTGCTCCATCACCTGCGGCACGTCGCGGATGGTCTCGATAAGATCGGTGCGGAAGTCGCGCGGATAAGGCGAGGTGTAGCGGATGCGCTCGATGCCCTTGACCGCCGCGACCTGGCGCAGCAAGTCGCTGAATGGCACCTTGCCCTCCTCCATGTTCTTGCCGTAAGAGTTCACGGTTTGGCCGAGCAACGTCACCTCCTTGGTGCCGAGCGCGGCCAGCCGCTCGACCTCGCTGACGATATCGGCGGTGGGTCGGCTGCGCTCGCGCCCGCGGGTGGTGGGCACGATGCAGAACGAGCAGAACTTGTCGCAGCCGTACTGAATCGGCACGAATGCCTTGAGCTTCCCGACTCGGTTGACGTCGCGAGTCGGCAGGTCGGTGACCACCGCTCCTTTGCGTTCGGGCAGGTCGAGTCGCTGGGCGAACTTGCGGCGCTGAATCGCCTCTTCCACCAGGCCAGGAATGCTGGCGATGTGCGCCGTGCCGACAACAAAGTCCACGTGCGGCGCTCGCTGGTGAATCTCTTTCGCGCGAAGCTGAGCCATGCATCCGCAGACGCCGACGACCAGGTCTTGCCGCTGATTTTTCATCAGGGCAATCTCGCCGAGCAGGCTAAACGCCTTGTCCTCGGGCTTTTTGCGCACCGAGCACGTGTTGAGCAAGAGCACTTGCGCCTCGCGTAGAGAAGCCGCCGGGTGGAACCCGATTTGCTGCAAGTACAGCCCAATTTGCTCGCTGTCCTCTTCGTTCATCTGGCAACCCCAGGTCTGAATAAAGTAGGTTCCCCGAGCGGTTTTTGGTCGGGGATTTTGCAGGAGCGAGTCGGGGCGGAGAAGGGTGCTCAACGTCAGTTGGCGGTGATGCCGTACTTCTTGCCGTCCACCTTGGAGGCATCAATTTCGTTCTTAAAGATCGAATCGCCGAGCTTCTTTTCGACCGCGTACTTGCCAAAAGCGGTGATCATCTTGCCCTTGGCCAGCTTCAATTTGGCGTCGGGGTGGCCCTTCATGTAGACCTTCACAAAC
Coding sequences:
- the miaB gene encoding tRNA (N6-isopentenyl adenosine(37)-C2)-methylthiotransferase MiaB — protein: MNEEDSEQIGLYLQQIGFHPAASLREAQVLLLNTCSVRKKPEDKAFSLLGEIALMKNQRQDLVVGVCGCMAQLRAKEIHQRAPHVDFVVGTAHIASIPGLVEEAIQRRKFAQRLDLPERKGAVVTDLPTRDVNRVGKLKAFVPIQYGCDKFCSFCIVPTTRGRERSRPTADIVSEVERLAALGTKEVTLLGQTVNSYGKNMEEGKVPFSDLLRQVAAVKGIERIRYTSPYPRDFRTDLIETIRDVPQVMEHCHMPLQSGDNEMLRSMKRLYTRESFGEILAEMNAKIPGLLITTDLIVGFPGETEAQFEATLSAVAEFNFYSSYMFIYSPRPGTPAADQEQLPYALKQRRLKILADAQFAQTQRMNEAFVGQEFEVLVEGRSEKTPELLRGYSRNFVMTHFAGDADRLRGELVTVRVTAGYKWGCMAELI